A region from the Benincasa hispida cultivar B227 chromosome 10, ASM972705v1, whole genome shotgun sequence genome encodes:
- the LOC120088343 gene encoding uncharacterized protein LOC120088343, with protein MKIPNSNMITNLNLISCNFFSPSLPLRISNLTITHQNQTQTQTRKHQKLRSPTIIRFNSPPNFNIRGISSSTKMGLLQKWRSASGSQTTGDPVAEKTSPVESERGGGGTGNGNGGEGRDWTTSILLFVLWAGLMFYVFNLAPNQTPSTDLYFLKKLLNLKSDDGFKMNEVLVSLWYIMGLWPLVYSMLLLPSGRSSNSNVPVWPFIGLSFFLGAYGLLPYFVLWKPPPPPVEEDELKRWPLNFLESKFTAGITFAAGLGIIFYAGLAGESVWKEFFQYFRESRFIHAMSIDFMLLSSFAPFWVYNDMSARKWYDQGSWLLPLSLVPFLGPALYLVLRPLPKTTPVPLNPAASEPQ; from the exons ATgaaaattccaaattccaacaTGATAACCAATCTCAATCTTATCTCCTGCAACTTCTTCTCACCatctcttcctctaagaatCTCCAACCTTACAATTACCCACCAAAACCAAACCCAAACCCAAACCCGAAAACACCAGAAATTGCGCTCCCCAACCATCATCCGCTTCAACTCTCCCCCAAATTTCAACATCCGTGGAATTTCAAGCTCCACTAAAATGGGTCTGCTCCAAAAATGGCGTAGTGCATCAGGAAGTCAGACTACGGGAGACCCAGTTGCGGAAAAGACGAGCCCAGTAGAAAGTGAGCGCGGCGGTGGCGGCACCGGAAATGGAAATGGTGGGGAGGGAAGAGACTGGACGACTTCGATTTTACTGTTTGTTTTGTGGGCTGGtcttatgttttatgttttcaatctCGCTCCAAATCAGACTCCG TCAACGGACTTGTATTTCTTGAAGAAGCTTTTGAACTTGAAAAGTGACGATGGTTTCAAAATGAATGAAGTTCTTGTCTCTCTTTGGTATATTATGGGCTTGTGGCCTCTTGTCTACTCCATGCTATTACTTCCTTCTGGTAGAAG TTCAAATAGCAATGTTCCTGTCTGGCCTTTCATAGGACTGTCATTCTTTCTGGGTGCTTATGGTCTTCTTCCATATTTTGTACTTTGGAAGCCACCACCACCTCCTGTCGAAGAAGATGAGCTCAAGAGATGGCCATTGAATTTTCTCGAGTCGAAATTTACTGCTGGG ATAACATTTGCTGCAGGACTAGGTATAATATTTTATGCTGGATTAGCTGGTGAGAGTGTGTGGAAGGAATTTTTCCAGTACTTCAGAGAGAGCAGATTT ATCCATGCCATGAGCATCGATTTCATGTTGTTATCTTCATTTGCTCCGTTTTGGGTTTACAATGACATGTCTGCTCGAAAATG GTATGACCAAGGTTCTTGGCTTCTTCCACTTTCGCTGGTGCCATTCTTGGGTCCTGCCTTGTATCTCGTCCTACGACCGTTGCCAAAGACGACTCCCGTTCCACTCAACCCTGCTGCATCTGAACCCCAATAA
- the LOC120089371 gene encoding protein NOI4, which yields MAEKGSSSPLPKFGEWDVNDPASAEGFTVIFNKARNEKKTGGMPDSPAKDDPTYKNGSVLGKSQPKKWFCCLQAAES from the exons ATGGCg GAAAAAGGCAGTAGCAGTCCGTTACCAAAGTTCGGCGAATGGGATGTCAACGACCCAGCATCCGCCGAGGGATTCACAGTAATCTTTAATAAAGCCAGGAATGAGAAAAAGACTGGTGGCATGCCTGACTCTCCAGCAAAGGATGACCCCACATACAAGAATGGTTCTGTTCTTGGAAAGTCTCAACCT AAAAAATGGTTTTGCTGCTTGCAAGCTGCGGAATCGTGA